Genomic segment of Salvia hispanica cultivar TCC Black 2014 chromosome 2, UniMelb_Shisp_WGS_1.0, whole genome shotgun sequence:
TCTGATAGCCGGCGCCGCCGCGGTGGCGTTGCTCGGAACTGCTTTCCCCATCATCTTCTCCCGCAAAGACACGTcagcataaattaaaaaaattacacttttctatttcctttttttattaattgtaattgtaattgtaattgtaattgtaattgtaatatgATTATCAGGTGCCCGGAATGCGACGGAGCAGGATTTGTGAGGAAAGGAGGGGCGGCGCTGAGGGCAAATGCGGCAAGAAAAGATCAGACTCAAATTGTATGCGCTAACTGCAATGGTCTTGGCAAGCTCAATCAAGTTGACAAATAGAATTCTTATTATgtttctcccaaatttaaattgtattcTTCTTTGCTTTATCTCTATTTAATAATCATGTccatcaaatattttaatttctgtattttttttttgtcttacGTTGATATGGGATTGAAGGTTTGGATTTGAAATCGTAACTTTTGATTCcaaattcattatttagtATACACAAAACATGtttcaatttgaaattaaatttataaatatgaagGCTCCTGATtctacaattaaattatatagacaaaataagtatttgatctaatataaaattgaatatttctCACGCTTACACTACAAACACATAATACACGCGGCAACATTGCGAACACACTATGTACATAACACAATACAACACATTCACGCAAATACACGACACACGTCGCACACACTCGCCTCACGCAATTACATAACTgcatattaataatataaaggggtaactgcttttaaagtcaTCAACTTTCCACGAATTCCgatttttcccacgaactttaaaaagtttgtgtaatatcatgaactttattgTCAGTTGCTATTTTCCCATGTCAGATTTTCCGGTCTGATTCATACtgttcgtttcctattaagacaatgtccaaat
This window contains:
- the LOC125204737 gene encoding uncharacterized protein LOC125204737, which encodes MASVAQFQALFVPSNSIKKSSLNAFFGSTISLHREIQKIRQRKQLTVVAAVGDVSADGTVYLIAGAAAVALLGTAFPIIFSRKDTCPECDGAGFVRKGGAALRANAARKDQTQIVCANCNGLGKLNQVDK